A portion of the Micromonospora tarapacensis genome contains these proteins:
- a CDS encoding enoyl-CoA hydratase-related protein encodes MTSPDVFVRVATARGVTTLTLDSPHNRNALSTPLMTELLAALDAAVADDTVRVIVLDHTGPVFCSGADLKETAAAYASGTVPAGMLGDVLAAVWECPKPVLAKVAGPARAGGLGLIAAADLAVCAAEATFAFTEVRIGVIPAVISATVLPRLHHRASAELYLTGDTFDGRRAAEIGLVTAAVPAGDLDAAVARYLDSLVRGAPAALAGAKRLLRRRPGADLPAELAELAALSTGYFLSADGVEGVTAFRERRSPRWVAELDR; translated from the coding sequence ATGACCTCTCCCGACGTGTTCGTGCGGGTCGCCACGGCCCGTGGGGTGACCACCCTCACCCTGGACAGCCCGCACAACCGCAACGCGCTCTCCACGCCGCTGATGACCGAACTGCTCGCCGCGCTGGACGCCGCGGTCGCCGACGACACCGTCCGGGTGATCGTGCTGGACCACACCGGCCCGGTCTTCTGTTCGGGGGCGGACCTGAAGGAGACGGCGGCGGCGTACGCCAGCGGGACGGTGCCCGCCGGGATGCTGGGCGACGTGCTCGCGGCCGTCTGGGAGTGCCCGAAACCGGTGCTCGCGAAGGTCGCCGGCCCGGCCCGGGCCGGCGGGCTGGGTCTGATCGCGGCCGCCGACCTGGCGGTCTGCGCGGCCGAGGCCACGTTCGCCTTCACCGAGGTGCGGATCGGGGTGATCCCGGCGGTGATCTCCGCGACGGTGCTGCCCCGGCTGCATCACCGGGCCTCGGCCGAGCTGTACCTCACCGGCGACACCTTCGACGGGCGGCGGGCGGCCGAGATCGGCCTGGTCACCGCCGCGGTGCCGGCCGGTGACCTGGACGCCGCGGTGGCGCGGTACCTCGATTCGCTGGTGCGCGGCGCCCCGGCGGCGCTGGCCGGCGCGAAGCGGTTGCTGCGCCGCCGGCCCGGCGCCGACCTGCCGGCCGAGCTGGCGGAGCTGGCCGCCCTCTCCACCGGCTACTTCCTGTCCGCGGACGGGGTCGAGGGGGTGACCGCGTTCCGGGAGAGGCGGTCGCCGCGCTGGGTGGCGGAACTCGACAGGTGA